Proteins encoded together in one Hylaeus volcanicus isolate JK05 chromosome 3, UHH_iyHylVolc1.0_haploid, whole genome shotgun sequence window:
- the LOC128873959 gene encoding prefoldin subunit 5, protein MSEISMSESPHLQQIDLTTLNLQQLTVLKQQLDQELGVFQDSLQTLKIAQSKFQESGSCLEKISPSVKDNEILVPLTGSMYVAGKLADTTNVLVDIGTGYYAQKSIADAKDYFDRRVAYVTEQMEKIQQLGLDKSKVRDATVDVIEMKLQSQTQKLKEAVDHA, encoded by the exons ATGTCTGAAATTTCCATGTCAGAGTCACCGCACTTACAACAAATTGATCTGACGACTTTAAACCTTCAACAACTCACGGTTTTAAAGCAGCAACTGGATCAGGAACTTGGTGTCTTTCAAGACTCGTTGCAAACTTTAAAAATCGctcaaagtaaatttcaagaatCAGGATCGTGTCTTGAAAAGATTTCCCCGTCTGTAAAGG ATAATGAGATACTTGTACCATTAACTGGATCGATGTACGTTGCTGGAAAGCTTGCAGACACAACTAATGTGTTAGTTGATATCGGAACTGGCTATTATGCTCAGAAGAGTATTGCAGATGCTAAAGATTACTTCGATAGGAGAGTAGCCTATGTTACAGAACAGATGGAGAAAATTCAACAATTAGGTCTCGACAAAAGTAAAGTCAGAGACGCGACTGTGGATGTTATAGAAATGAAACTCCAAAGTCAAACGCAGAAGCTGAAAGAAGCTGTGGATCATGCATAA